The DNA window CCGCCGACGGGCCGCCGGTGAGCACCGACGTGCCGGTGATGTCCATGCGCAGCATGTCGCCGTTCTGATGCTCGTAGTACACCCAGCGCGCGTCGGTGGGATCGGGCAGCGTCACGAAGCTGTCGCCGCCGGTCCACCGGTCCAGGTACACGCTGCGCCACGCTGCGGGCTCGGCGTCGTCCAGCGAGGCGTTGCTCGGCCCGTAGATGGCGGCGTCGTCCTGCGTGCCGGCAAAGATGCGGTACGGCCACTGATTGTCGGTGGACACGAAGTACATCTGCGACACCGGAATGTCGTTCAGGTGCAGCCAGCTCTCGCCGCCGTCGTACGACATGAACAGTCCGCCGTCGTTGCCCAACAGCAGGCGGTCGGGGTTCGACGGGTCGATCACCAGTTCGTGCTGGTCCAGGTGCAGGGCGCGGCCGTCGGTGTGGTGCACCCGCAGAATCCGGTCGCCGATGCGGCGCCAGGTGGCGCCCCCATCGTTGGACTGGAAGCCGCGGTTACCCAGGATGTACACATGATCGGCGTTACGCGGATCCACGCGCACGTCGGTGAACTTCCAGCCAAACATGCCGAACACGTCATACAGGTCCTGCGTGTTCACCTGGCGCCAGTGTTCGCCGCGGTCGTCGGAGCGGTACACCTGGCCGCCCACGAACGGCCGTCCCTTGACCGTGGCCGGCGCGCGGTTGTCGAGAAACAGGTACACCACGTTCGGGTTGCCGGGGGCCACGTCCAGGCCCGCGCGGCCGAGCATGCCGTGCGGCAGCCCGGCGGTGATGCGGCGCCAGTGATCGCCGCCGTCGGTGGACTTGAACAGTCCGCCGGCGCGTCCCTGCTCGATCTGCCACGCCCAGGCGTACAGCGTGCGCGGATCGCGGGGGTCCAGGGCCATGTCGCTCACGCCGGTGGAGTCGTCAACGAACAGTACCTTCTGCCAGTGCGCGCCGCCGTCGCGCGTGCGGAACACGCCGCGCTCGGCGTTGGGCGACCACAGGTGTCCCATGGCCGCCACGTACACGACGTTGGGGTTGGTGGGGTGGATGATCACCTTGGCAATGTGCTGCGTCTCGGCGAGTCCCATCGGCGACCACGACGCGCCGGCGTCCACCGACTTGAAGATGCCGGTGCCGGGGTACGCGTACCCTGCGTAGCGCGGCTGGTCCTCGCCCGTGCCCACCCACACGATATTGGGATCGCTCTGCGACACGGCCACGTCGCCGATGGCGAACGTGCTCTGGTGATCGAAGATCGGCCGCCAGGTAATGCCGTTGTTCACCGTCTTCCAGAGGCCGCCCGTTCCCACGCCCACGTAGATGGTGCCGGTGTTGCCGGGCGGGATGGCGATGGACGAGACGCGGGCGCCGGTCTGCACCGGACCGTCGGCGCGCCAGGCGAGCCCGCGAAAGTACGAGTCGCGCTCCATGGACTGGTGATCGGCCCACGCGGCGGCGCGCTCGGCGGCGGTGGTGGGGTGCTGGGCGGCGGCCCGGGCGGGAGCGGCCGCGCAGAGCACGGCGACCGATGCGGCCAGGGCAACGGAGAGGGACGGGATGCGCATGGGTAGCAATGGTGCGCCATGGAACGCCGGTTCGCCACCTCGCATGCTTGTGAATTCGCTCTGTGGACGCGACCATTGTTCATGACCGAGGCGGATTCCGAGGTTCTCAGCGAGGAAGAGACGGCCAGCGTATGGGCGGGCCGCCGACCTTGAGGCCGAGGCCACCGGGAGCGTCGAGGCACCGGAGCCCTGCGCAATGCCATCCACACACTTCTTGACAGGGGGTCGACGCGCCGCAAGTTGTACTGCCCGCGCTGCGCGACGCATCGATGGCCGGCTGACGGCTGCGTGATCCTTTGCGCAAACGTGCCGTAACCCCGAGTTCGGAGTGTCGATGGACGCACCCGCCAGTGAACCGCGCCACATCCCCATGCCCGTCCTGCTGGGACTGGGCGCCGTTACCGACTTCTTCGACACGTTGGGGATTGGCTCCTTCGCCACCACAACGGCGGTCCTGGTGCTCGGACGCATGGTCAGGGACGATGACATCCCCGGAACGCTCAACGTTGGGCAGGCGATTCCCACGGTGGCGGAAGCGATCATCTATATCATCCTGCTCGGTGGCCTGATTGACCCAAAGACCATCATTAGCATGGTGATCGCGGGCGGCATCGGCGCGTGGGTGGGCTCGGGGATCGTGGTGCGCCTGTCGCGCCGGACCATCGAGCGCGCCATGGCCATTGCGCTGCTGCTCACCGCGGGCTTCATGGCCATGCGCCTGATGGCGAGTTTGTCATTGGACGCCGGCACGATCGGCCTTTCCGGTTCGGCGTTGGTGATCGCGGTGATCGCCAGTCTGGTCATTGGTTCGCTCACCAGCCTGGGGATCGGCAACTACGCGCCTACGATGGCCGTGACCTACATGCTCGGCATGAACGCCAAGGCTGTGTTCCCGGTCATGGCGGCATCGGCGGCGGTGATCCTTCCCGCGGCGGCGATCCGCTTCTACCGCTCCGGCCGGTTTCATCGGCGCACGGCAATCGGCCTTGCGGCCGGCGGCATTCCCGGCGTGCTGATCGCGGCATTCCTGGTCAAGGAGTTGCCGCTGACAGTGGTGAAATGGGTGGTGGTCGTGGTGTTGCTCTACACGGCCGTCACGCTCTGGATGTCGTCCCTCAAGGTCAGGAGTGCCGCGGCATGAAGATCTCGGCGATTCGCGCGTACCAGATCGATCTTCCCCTGCACGAAGGGAGCTACAAGTGGTCGGGTGGCAATGCGGTGTCGGTGTTTGACTCCACCATCGTTGCCGTGGAGACCGACGACGGGCTGGTGGGTTGGGGAGAGATCTGCCCATTGGGGCCGGCGTACCTTCCGGCCTATGCGCGTGGGGCGCGCGCGGGCATCGCGGAGCTGGCGCCGCAACTGATCGGTGCCGATCCGCTGGCGCTGGGCGAACTGAACGAGTTGATGGACCGGTCCATGCGTGGACACTCATACGTCAAGTCGGCCATCGATATGGCGTGCTGGGACCTGCTGGGCAAGGCAAGCGGGCTGCCCGTGGCGACGCTGATGGGTGGCCACGTGGGCGACGACTTTGCCCTGTATCGTGCGATTTCTCAGGAGTCGCCCGCGCAGATGGCCAAGAAAATCGGCCGGTACCGCAACGAGGGGTATCACAAGTTCCAGCTCAAAGTCGGCGGCGATCCCGATACCGATATCGATCGCATCCGCGCGGCGGCCGCCGAGCTCTCGCGGGGCGACGTGCTGATTGCCGACGCCAACACCGGCTGGACGCAGCACGCGGCCGTTCGCGTGGCCGATGCAGTGCGCGACGTGGACGTGTATATCGAGCAGCCCTGCATGACCTATGAGCAGTGCCTGGCGGTGCGGCGCCACACCGACCGACCGTTCATTCTCGACGAAGTGGTGGATGGCATCGATATGGTCGTGCGCGCGGTCGCCGACCACGCCATGGATGTGATCAATCTCAAGATTTCCAAGGTGGGCGGGCTCACCCGTGCCCGGCAGATTCGCGACCTGTGCGTGTCCCTCGGGATCGCGATGACCATTGAAGACACGTGGGGCGGCGACATCACCACGGCCGCGATCGCGCATCTGGCGCACAGCACGCCCGAGCGGTTCCTGTTCTCCTCCACGGATTTCAATTCGTATGTCACCGTTGCGTTTGCGGACGGCGCGCCGCAGCGGAAGAAGGGACGACTGGCGGCGTCGCGGCAGCCGGGACTGGGCGTGCGTCCGCAACTGAAGAAGCTGGGCAAGCCCGTGATCGACATCGGCAAGAAGGCCGGGCGAAAGTAGCGCGGTACCACGCGCGTCGGTGCGTGACCATTGCCTTCACGTCGCGGCTGACGCCGCCCGGGCGTTCCTGGCCGGCCTAATCCACCCGCATGGCAATCAGCGGGTCCACGCGTATGGCGCGCCGCGCCGGTAGCACCGAGGCCGCCAGCCCCGCCAAGATCAGGGCCACGGTGGCCACCGCCCACGACGGCGGATCGGCGGCGCTCACCCCGTAGAGCATTCCGGTAAGTAGCCGTGTGGTCACGGCGCCGCCCAAGAGCCCGACGAGCACACCCAGCCCCACAACCGTGACACCCTGCCGCGCCACGAGAGCGACGATGCGCGGCGCCGGGCTGCCGAGCGCACTCCGGATGCCGATCTCGCGCGTGCGCTCCATGACCGCGTAGCTCATCACCCCGTAAAGCCCAGCCAGCGCAAGCACGACTGCTACCAGGGCGAATACGCCGAGCAGCGTCAGGTAGAAACGGGGCTGGCCCATGCTCTGCGCGATGACATCGTTCATCGCCATCATGCCAGACACGGCGGCACCGGGATCCAGGGCATGGATCGCGGCACGCACCTCCGCTTCGAGCGCTGTCGGGTCGCCAGAGTTGGCGCGGACGGCGATCGCATAACTCGTGCTCGACGGGTTCCCCAGGTCGTAGGGATAGTAGACTTCGGGCTCGGCCGGCGCGAACGGGCCCGCATTGCGGATGTCGCTCACCACGCCGACGATCGTGGCAAAGGTCGTGTCGCCGATGTAGAACCGTTTTCCGATCGGACTCTCATCCTTGAAATCGCGCTTGGCCAGTGCTGCGTTCGCCACCACGACCGTGGGCGACCTGAGCGACTGATAGTCCGTCGGTCCGAACAGCCGCCCGGACAACAGTCGCTGGCCGGTGACGTCGAAGAAGCCCCGCGTCGCGTTCCGGTACTCGACGAGCGGCAGCTTGCTGAAATTGTCGCCCGGCTGCCCCTCGTACCGGATGTTGAAGTTGTCGCCCCAGTTGACGTACGGCATCAGATCGATCGCGCCGGCGGAGGCCACACCGGGTTCGGCGCGGATGGCGTCGAGGGCGGGGTGGAGAAAGCGCCGCGTCGCGCTGGAGTCCGGATAGGCGTCGGGTGAGATGCTGACGCTCAGCGTGAGCACGCGCGCCGTCTCGAATCCGGGGTCATTGTGCAGCACGGTCGTGAACCCGCGTAGCACGAGCGACGCGGCGATCAAGAGCATCAGCGAGAGCGCGACCTCGGCGGCAACGAGCCCCGCCAGCGCGCGATGCTGCTCGCGCCCCGCCCCGCCGCCCCGACCGCCGCGCAGCGCTTCTTGGGGGTCCACCGACGCGTTGCGCCATGCCGGGAGCACGCCGCACAGCGCGGCGACGACCACGCCGAGGGCCACCGCAAGGGCGACCACGCGGAGGTCCATCGTGAGGCCCTTGAGCTGGGGAACCTGCCGCTCCGCCAACACGCCGATCGTACGCACGCCCGCCCAGGCGAGACCCAGTCCGGCCAGGAGGCCGACGCCCGTGAGCATCACGCTCTCGGCGAGAATGGGGCGGACCACCGCCCATCGGCCGCCGCCAAGCGCGGCGCGAATCGCGATCTCGCGACGGCGCTGGACCCCACGTGCCAGTAGCAGACTGGCGACGTTGCTGGCGGCAATGAGCAGCACCATGCACGCGGCCGCGAAGACGAGCAGCAGCGGGGTCCGGACCGCGCGCACCGACTCGGCCTCCAGTGGCACCACTCGCACCGACTCGCCCTTCATCTGCGGGTAGGTGGCCGACAGGGCCCGATACGTCGACGTGAGTTCCGCCTGGGCACTGGCCACTGTGGCGTCGGGAGCCAGCCGTCCGACGAGCAGGAGGAAGTTGGTGCCGCGGCTCTCAAGCTGCTGCGTCGTGAAGCGCATCGGGAGCCAAATGTCGGCGCGAAGGACGCGGGTGCCCTGAATGAATCGGAAGTCGGGCGGAGCGATGCCGATCACCGTGACCTCGTCGCCCCCCAAGTGGATCGTACGCCCCACGATTGATGGGTCGCCTCCGAAGTGCTGACGCCAGAAGGGTTCGCTGAACACGGCCACCCGCGGTGCGCCCGGCCGGTCGTCGTCCGGCGTGAGTAGCCGGCCGACCAGGGCGGAGACGCCGAGCATCGGGAAGAGATTCCCGGTGACTTTGAAGATCGTCGGTTGGAGCGCCTGGCCGGGG is part of the Gemmatimonadaceae bacterium genome and encodes:
- a CDS encoding sulfite exporter TauE/SafE family protein, with the translated sequence MPVLLGLGAVTDFFDTLGIGSFATTTAVLVLGRMVRDDDIPGTLNVGQAIPTVAEAIIYIILLGGLIDPKTIISMVIAGGIGAWVGSGIVVRLSRRTIERAMAIALLLTAGFMAMRLMASLSLDAGTIGLSGSALVIAVIASLVIGSLTSLGIGNYAPTMAVTYMLGMNAKAVFPVMAASAAVILPAAAIRFYRSGRFHRRTAIGLAAGGIPGVLIAAFLVKELPLTVVKWVVVVVLLYTAVTLWMSSLKVRSAAA
- a CDS encoding cis-3-hydroxy-L-proline dehydratase; protein product: MGGGRGVALHGRHALDVVPQGQECRGMKISAIRAYQIDLPLHEGSYKWSGGNAVSVFDSTIVAVETDDGLVGWGEICPLGPAYLPAYARGARAGIAELAPQLIGADPLALGELNELMDRSMRGHSYVKSAIDMACWDLLGKASGLPVATLMGGHVGDDFALYRAISQESPAQMAKKIGRYRNEGYHKFQLKVGGDPDTDIDRIRAAAAELSRGDVLIADANTGWTQHAAVRVADAVRDVDVYIEQPCMTYEQCLAVRRHTDRPFILDEVVDGIDMVVRAVADHAMDVINLKISKVGGLTRARQIRDLCVSLGIAMTIEDTWGGDITTAAIAHLAHSTPERFLFSSTDFNSYVTVAFADGAPQRKKGRLAASRQPGLGVRPQLKKLGKPVIDIGKKAGRK
- a CDS encoding ABC transporter permease translates to MPLYTRSDFRDAARGLARTPSVSLAAIVCLALGLGVTTAVSSAINRALLQPPPFRDPGRLVTVYRTAPQANTWPFSAPNYLDLARQSHQLSELAAGTGGDGLLVLPGQALQPTIFKVTGNLFPMLGVSALVGRLLTPDDDRPGAPRVAVFSEPFWRQHFGGDPSIVGRTIHLGGDEVTVIGIAPPDFRFIQGTRVLRADIWLPMRFTTQQLESRGTNFLLLVGRLAPDATVASAQAELTSTYRALSATYPQMKGESVRVVPLEAESVRAVRTPLLLVFAAACMVLLIAASNVASLLLARGVQRRREIAIRAALGGGRWAVVRPILAESVMLTGVGLLAGLGLAWAGVRTIGVLAERQVPQLKGLTMDLRVVALAVALGVVVAALCGVLPAWRNASVDPQEALRGGRGGGAGREQHRALAGLVAAEVALSLMLLIAASLVLRGFTTVLHNDPGFETARVLTLSVSISPDAYPDSSATRRFLHPALDAIRAEPGVASAGAIDLMPYVNWGDNFNIRYEGQPGDNFSKLPLVEYRNATRGFFDVTGQRLLSGRLFGPTDYQSLRSPTVVVANAALAKRDFKDESPIGKRFYIGDTTFATIVGVVSDIRNAGPFAPAEPEVYYPYDLGNPSSTSYAIAVRANSGDPTALEAEVRAAIHALDPGAAVSGMMAMNDVIAQSMGQPRFYLTLLGVFALVAVVLALAGLYGVMSYAVMERTREIGIRSALGSPAPRIVALVARQGVTVVGLGVLVGLLGGAVTTRLLTGMLYGVSAADPPSWAVATVALILAGLAASVLPARRAIRVDPLIAMRVD